The following DNA comes from Bacillus carboniphilus.
CATACTCCATGTTCTCGACCAACATGGCTGCTTCGATTTGTTTTATTTCTTTTTCTAACGTTTCGATCGTTTTTAGAACTTGTGTCTCAGGAACTTCTTTTTTTACCTGGCCAGACTTTATTATTGGTTTCTTCTCTTTTTCTGCTTTTTTAGCCGGCTCTTGGAATAAATCCACCCGCCGTTTCTCTTTCTCTCGCTTATAATCATCATAATTCCCAGGATAGCTCTTCAAAGACTGCTCCTCTAAAGCAATGACCCGCTCCCCAATTTTATTGATAAAATAGCGATCATGCGAAATGAAGAAAATGGTCCCTTTAAAATCTTCAAGTGCTACTTCGAGGGTTTCAATTGAATCAATATCTAAATGATTAGTTGGCTCATCCAGTATTAACAAGTTGATATCTTGAAATAGCAACATAGCAAGCTTCAACCTAATTCTTTCTCCACCAGACAAGTGTTTTACCTTTTTAAATACGTTCTTTTTATAGAACATAAATTTCGATAGGTACTCTCTTGCCTTCCCCTCCACTATCGAAATATCTTCGCGGAAACACTCTAGTACGGTGTGCTCTTCATTAGCAAACGTAATGACCTGTGGCAAATAGGCTGCCATCACATTCGCACCTAATTCAACTACCCCACGATCTGGCCGTTCTTCCCCTAATAGCATCTTTAAGAAAGTGGTTTTCCCACTACCATTAGCACCAATCAACCCCGCTCTTTCACCATAATGGACCATTAGTTCAGCGTTTTCAAAAATCACTTTATCGCCATAACTCTTTGAAAGCTCCCTCGCTTTAATCGTTTCATTCCCAGACCTTTGCGTCTCTTTAAATTCAAGCCTCATATTTCGTCTCTCAAAAATCGGCTTATCTATTCGATCCATTTTATCTAGTTTCTTTTGAATACTAGCTGCTCTCCTGAAAAACTTGTTATTATCCGCTCTCATCGCCCAATCTCTTAGACTCATGACCTGCTTTTCAAATGTTTTAATTTGTTTCTGCTGCTCTCTAAAGTGTTCATATTGGATTCGCATGTTTTCTTCTTTTTGACTAACAAAAGAAGAGTAATTTCCCTTATAAGATATAGATTCCATATCCTCGATTTCTACAATTTTAGAAACGACATGATCTAGAAAATAACGATCATGGGAGACAATAATGACAATCCCTTTGTAGCTCTTAAGGTAGCCCTCTAGCCATTCGATAGCATCCATATCCAGGTGGTTAGTCGGCTCATCAAGCAACAGAATGTCTGGATTATGAATTAAAAGCTTCCCAAGTACAACGGTTGTTTTTTCTCCTCCACTTAATAAATCAAAATCCTGATTTAAAAAATTTTCGCTGAAATTCAATCCTGTACAAACCTTGCTCAGCTTTTCTTCGCGTTCATATCCGCCTTTTACCTCAAAAACCTGCATCAAGTCACTATATTTCTTCAGTGCTTTTTCCAAGGCTTCATCTTGAAAACTCTTCATTTCTTCTTCTAGTTCACGCATCTGCATTTCAATGTTGTCGATTTCTTCAAAGGCCAGATTTAAGACACCCATTACGGTTAGACCTTCTGGATACACGGGCGATTGCTCAAGATACGCCTTCGTTGCATCTTTTGGTATAAAATGAATAAGCCCTTCATCATAGCCATAGCTTGATGTTTGAGGATAACCTGGATAGTAGTCCATGGGTAATATCCCTGCTATGATTTTTAGTACGGTACTTTTCCCACTTCCATTGGCCCCTACAATTCCGATTTTGTCTCCTTCATACGCTTCAAAGGAAACATTATTAACCACAAGTGTGGCATCCATATATTTTTTAATTCCGTTTACTTTTAGTTCTAACATCTTGATTCCTTCTTTCATCCATATTGAATTACGTCTTTATGGATGGGTAAAGAAGATTTTCCGATACTATTTTGTTGTCAAATTAAAAAAGACTATAAGAAGATTGTTCTTCTTACAGCCTTTATCATCCGTAAATATAATTATAATATACAGATTGTGAGGCACCCTAAAAAAAGTGCAACAAGGCGCAAATGTCTTACGCAACCTGTTATCGAAATGGACAATCTACAGAAACAGGAATGTCCCATTATTATATATAGAGGATAGTAAAGTAAGAAACCTTCTATTGCCACAATTCCATAAAGAGCATAACAAATAAACCTATAATTTTTAGGCTATTGGTACTCGTTACAAAATTTCTATTAATTTATTCAAAATAAATTAAAATGGGCAATTCGTTGGTTCCATAAACTTACTTTCCCCCTTCCAAATTTCCTTTATTATCTCACCTCTGCATAATTTTGTAAATAACACATTGAAAAAACAGGAACTTTTCGGCCCCTGTTTTCATTTTCTTTTTTAAAATGTATGTGCTAAATCCTTTGCTCTCGCAATTGCGTTTTCTTTAATCTCTTGAGCCTTGTCTGGCATTGCAGCATGTCCTTCCACAAACAACCCTTCAAATGAAGGAACTCCGTAAAATTGCATCATGATGTTTAAGTACCGATGTCCCATTTCCATTTGTGCGGCTGGACCTTCTGAATAAAATCCACCACGAGCCTGGATATGTAACGCCTTTTTATCCGTTAATAACCCAACTGGTCCATGTTCTGTGTACTTAAATGTTTTACCTGCAACAGATACTGCATCGATATATGCCTTTAAAACAGGAGGGAAAGAAAAATTCCATAAAGGGGTAACAAACACATATTTATCCACAGAAATAAATTGTTCACACAGGTCTGAAAGTCTACCCACTTTTGCTTTTTCCCCTTCTGAAAGCTCTTCAAATCCCTTTCCAGATTTCAGCTTTCCCCATCCATTAAATACATCTACATCAATTTCAGGGATATGTTCTTTATAAAGATCCAAATTAACAATCTCGTCATTTGGATGAACTTCTTTGTAAGTATCGATAAAAGCCTTCCCTACGGCCATACTGTATGATTGCGTATCATCATGTGGATGGGCTGTAATGTATAACACTTTTGACATTTTTAACTTCCTTTCTAGCTGTCTATATAGAATTATCTTGTGTGGAAATTAGGAATGTATACCTTTTTTCAAATTGGTATATAATCAATCCGAGGCAAGTGTATCGAAATCTAATTAGAGGTTCAAATGTTTTGCTTATAAAAAAAGGAGACGCCAATAATAGCCTCTCCGCCAATCATGTATTATTTTGTGAAATAAGGGTTTCCACTAATATTTTTTCTCATTTCATCTGTTAGTTCAAAAGTTTCATTACTGTTATCTTCATTTTTTAACAGTTCATCGTTGTGGGCGCTTCCATCATAGTGTACAGGCTTGTTTTCCATGTTGTCCTCCACCTCCATCAACACTAGTATACCCACTATTTTACTAGTTATTTATTCCTACGGATAGAGTTTTTTGAAAATTAGCAATCCCGTTTGTCCGGGAATTATTACCATATGGGACAAGGGGACAGGAATCCTGTCCCACCAATGGTTGTTCACACAAAAAAATGCTACCCAGGGAAATGACCCCCTCGGTAGCATTTTCAAAATTATAAAGTTAATAATGCCACACATTCTACATGAACAGTATGCGGGAATAAATCAACGGGTTGAACAACATGTAGCTTATAGCCAAACTGCTCAAGCTCCTTAATATCGGTAGCAAATGTGTCCGGATTACAAGATACATACACAATTCGTTCAGGCTTCGCACGCCCTATTCTTCTCATCACTTTTCCACCAGCACCAGAACGAGGAGGATCAAGCATCAATAGCTCAGGGCTACCAAAAGTCTCAAGAACCTGGTCAATCCCTTTACGTGCATCTTTTGCCAAGAAAGATGCATTTGAGATTCCATTATCCTCAGCATTACGCTTAGCTGACTCAATAGAAGTCTCCACAATTTCAATTCCAACCAATTCTCCAACTCTGCTTGCAAATGGAAGAGAAAACGTACCTACCCCACAGAAAAGGTCAATCATTTTTTCTGTTTTCTTCGGTTGTCCCATTTCAATCGCTAAGTCGACTAATTTTTGCGCTTGTGTCGGATTCGTTTGGAAAAATGTATCAAACCATAGACGGAAACGGTAGCCATCCATTTCATCGTAGATAAAGTCACGTCCCGCTAGAGTATAGCTTTCTTCTGATTGTGTTCGGTCTGCCCAATCAGTATTTTTCAGCCACAATAAGCTTTTAACTTGTGGGAACTTTTCTCCAATTCGTACTACTAAATCGTTAGCTGCTTCCTGAAGGTCACCTTCTGGGGATTCTGTAGCAAACAGAGCTAGCATGATTTCACCCGTGGCAAATGATTGTCTTACCATCAAGTGACGAAGTAGACCTTCATGTGCATCTTTGTTATATCCTGATAATTGGTGAGATTTTGCCCATTCAGCTACTTCCATTGCAGCTTCCACCATTTCCTTACCAGCAATTAAACAGGTTTCAAGTGAAATAATCTCACGGAAATTCCCTTGCTCATGTAACCCTAGTTTACCTTCTGGAGAGAATGTAAACTCCATTTTGTTACGATAGTGCCAAGGGTTGTCCATGCCAATAGTATCTTTCACTAAACCCGAATCAAACCCTTGAGCTTCAATAGCTTCTCTTACATGAGCTGTCTTATGCTTCAATTGCCCTTCGTATTGCCAATGCTGCCATACACATCCACCACAACGGTCAAAATGCGGACATGGTGGTGCTGTTCTTTCTTGGTGACTCTCAAGTATTTCTTCAGGCATTGCTTTTCTTCTTCTTCGCTCAGGCTGATCAACTGTTACTTTCACTTTTTCTCCAGGAAGAGTTTGAGGAATCGTAAGCTTTAACTTTTTCGGGTTCCCCTTCTCATTTTCGCGCCAAATGGCAGCGCGCCCTGAACCCTTTTCATCTAAATGGCTGACTTCTGCAACCATTGTTTCTCCTCTTTGATTAGTCAATTAAGGCCCCTCCTTCATGAAATAATTTATTTATATATAAAATCTATTGTTTATAAAGATCAGTGTCACTGGTCATTCTCCACGCACACTTATCCTAGTATAAAAGACAAACCACTAATTTGAAAGGCAAATCACACCTAGTATATATTTACAACTTCTGAGTTGGGAAGGCATTAGTCATCTTAGACCAATTACATAGCGATTAAAAGTAGTTCCCTAGTAAAAAAAGAAACCTTGAATGGTATAGAACCAAACAAGGTTAATCTTTTTACATAATATTACCGATAAAGCCTTAATCTTTTCCGATAGCGGGCCTAGGTTTTCCGATAGAACACTAATCTTTTCCGATAGCTCGCCTAGGTTTTCCGATACACTACTAATCTTTTCCGATAGCTCGCCTAGGTTTTCCGATACACCACCAATCTTTTCCGATAGCAATCCAAATATTTCCAAAAGACCACTAAATTCTTAAAACGCCACCAGCAAAAACCTTAATATATTTTGTCCCCACTGCCAAATTTAAATTTTGCCCTTCAAACCCCGCAGTTGTGATTCCAATTAAATTTCCATATAGATCCAATAGTGCTCCTCCTGAACTTCCTGGCGAAATAGGGGCTGTTATTTGAAGCAGCTCTATTTCCTTAAAGTCTCTAAATCCTGAAATGATACCATCAGAAATGGTATTCAATAATCCTAGGGGACTTCCAATCGCCACTATTTTTTGCCCTCTAACCAGCTTTTCTTGAGGATTGATCAGCAGAGGTTCTGTTCGTTCCTCAATCTTTAATAGGGCTAAGTCATAATCTTGGTGATATTTTACTAAACTATCTGTGAAATACTCAGTTTCGTTATTTTCAAATACAATCCCAAAAACGACGCCGTTTTGGATAACATGAAAATTAGTTAGAATGAAACCATCAGTTGTTATGACTACGCCTGACCCTCTACCCATTATCTCTTTTTTATGATCATAAACATTTATTAAGACAACGGATTTAGCTAATTGAGCCAATTCCTCGTAGCTTTTTTCATCATTACGGTTGCTTGAGGTATTCACCTTAAACGTATTCTCACTTACAGTTGTTTGTTTAACGATTGCCGTTTGGAAAATTGTCGTTTGCTGTTCCTTTTCATTTTGAGACACTTCATATTTTGGAAGCTTCAAAATCGATTGCACTTTAAGTTGATGTGTAATCAGTGCTGATCTATCCTTGATTTCCGGAAGTACATTTTTCATATCTTCTTTAGGGTTCATATATAGTACATCACAACCCATTTTTGATAAAAACAATAAAAAGTACTGCTCGTGCTTTTTTATATCCCCGTAGTAAATGACTTTTGGAATAGAATTGTCAGTGATCCTGTCGAACAATTCTTTTAAGTACCTATTCATCCATATAAGAAACTTAATCGTAAAGTTTTTTCTCGTAGACTGACTTTGGGAAACGTTATACTGATCAAATAATGCTACCATTTCTTTAAATAACACCTTCTTTGTCCAGTCTAAAACATTATTTTCTATTACATATCCCATATCTAGTTTATCTAGTCCACTGGAATCATAAGGATTTTCTTTTTCTAATGAAAGATACTCATTCCATACTTGTTCCATTGCTTGAATCTCACTCTGCGAAAAGCCATTATATAACCCTTCCTCAAACCGCAAATAACCTACCGGTGTACTTCTTAATTCCCGGTCCAACTGTGTAAGGACTTCTATATAGCTATGTTCATCCTTTTGTATACCTATGTATCTAGTAAAAATAACTCGTTTTGTTTTACTAGTTATACCACCACATCTATCCTGATTCCATGCGGATTTTATCTGGTCAAGTGGGCGGTCTGTATTTAAAATGGTTGTTTTCAAAGGTTTGACTGTTACAATCATTCATCCCACTCCCATAAACCTATATCTCAGAGACTATATATTGTATTCAACTATTTCTTCGGCTTCTATTCTACTAATTTTGAATATTTTTTCATTTTAAGTCAATTTTTGCTTTCCTTCGGCAAAAAAAACCTCCCCGTTTAGGAAGGCTTATTCATTAGATTATAATTTTGATATATTTAATAAGATTCATAGATTCTTTCATCTAGAGAAGTCATGATCTCATACTGACAAAGCTTTAATTCAAAAATCTTCAGCGGATCTCGATACAATTCAGGATTTCTCCTCAAATATTTTAATGATTTTTTATCTTTATCAATATCGACTTTTGCCTTTTCAATTGTCTTATTCAGTACTTCAAAAGGATTCGTAAACACCATGCTAATGTCTCGCTCTAGGGTTTTCTCAAATAGTTCTAATTGTTGCATGAAAGGATAAATAATATCCTCGGCTGCTTGACTATAATCGGCCCCTTCTATGAATTGTTTATATTTACTTTGTAGTATTTCTTTACTTTTAGATAGGGTTCCAAACAGTTTACCTGCGCTTTTTAAAACCAACTGTGAAGGGGTATACCGCATCATGATATTGGCTTTTGTGAGATTAACAACACCATTCGTCATCCTTCCCACATCTCTCCGCCAATCCTCCAGCACCCTAAAGTCACAGTCCAATTGGATGTTCTTTTCAGTGTATATATTATTGAAACTCTCACTCATTTCATTTAAGTTGGCCTGGCAGTCTTTTAATTCTCTTTCAGAATCCTCAATCCACCCTTGGGCTGCTTCCCGAAAATAAAGTAAGGCTGTTTCTTCCATATATTTAGAAATCCGATTATTCATTTCATCATTTAACACAACATGAATATTACCGAAATCGCTATCTTCTTTTACCAAGTCCGAACAATTCCGGAGCAATTCTGGTATCTTGATCATCATTTCTAGTCTCAGATCATTCTTTATTTTGCCGAATGACTTTTGAATGCTTAAAACTTTTTCCTCTTCCATGTCACTCAAATGATGATGCATTCCATTCAATTTTGCTAAAA
Coding sequences within:
- the rlmD gene encoding 23S rRNA (uracil(1939)-C(5))-methyltransferase RlmD — translated: MVAEVSHLDEKGSGRAAIWRENEKGNPKKLKLTIPQTLPGEKVKVTVDQPERRRRKAMPEEILESHQERTAPPCPHFDRCGGCVWQHWQYEGQLKHKTAHVREAIEAQGFDSGLVKDTIGMDNPWHYRNKMEFTFSPEGKLGLHEQGNFREIISLETCLIAGKEMVEAAMEVAEWAKSHQLSGYNKDAHEGLLRHLMVRQSFATGEIMLALFATESPEGDLQEAANDLVVRIGEKFPQVKSLLWLKNTDWADRTQSEESYTLAGRDFIYDEMDGYRFRLWFDTFFQTNPTQAQKLVDLAIEMGQPKKTEKMIDLFCGVGTFSLPFASRVGELVGIEIVETSIESAKRNAEDNGISNASFLAKDARKGIDQVLETFGSPELLMLDPPRSGAGGKVMRRIGRAKPERIVYVSCNPDTFATDIKELEQFGYKLHVVQPVDLFPHTVHVECVALLTL
- the abc-f gene encoding ribosomal protection-like ABC-F family protein encodes the protein MLELKVNGIKKYMDATLVVNNVSFEAYEGDKIGIVGANGSGKSTVLKIIAGILPMDYYPGYPQTSSYGYDEGLIHFIPKDATKAYLEQSPVYPEGLTVMGVLNLAFEEIDNIEMQMRELEEEMKSFQDEALEKALKKYSDLMQVFEVKGGYEREEKLSKVCTGLNFSENFLNQDFDLLSGGEKTTVVLGKLLIHNPDILLLDEPTNHLDMDAIEWLEGYLKSYKGIVIIVSHDRYFLDHVVSKIVEIEDMESISYKGNYSSFVSQKEENMRIQYEHFREQQKQIKTFEKQVMSLRDWAMRADNNKFFRRAASIQKKLDKMDRIDKPIFERRNMRLEFKETQRSGNETIKARELSKSYGDKVIFENAELMVHYGERAGLIGANGSGKTTFLKMLLGEERPDRGVVELGANVMAAYLPQVITFANEEHTVLECFREDISIVEGKAREYLSKFMFYKKNVFKKVKHLSGGERIRLKLAMLLFQDINLLILDEPTNHLDIDSIETLEVALEDFKGTIFFISHDRYFINKIGERVIALEEQSLKSYPGNYDDYKREKEKRRVDLFQEPAKKAEKEKKPIIKSGQVKKEVPETQVLKTIETLEKEIKQIEAAMLVENMEYEQLNKLYGRKLELNHELESVMELWLGLGE
- a CDS encoding YceG family protein — its product is MIVTVKPLKTTILNTDRPLDQIKSAWNQDRCGGITSKTKRVIFTRYIGIQKDEHSYIEVLTQLDRELRSTPVGYLRFEEGLYNGFSQSEIQAMEQVWNEYLSLEKENPYDSSGLDKLDMGYVIENNVLDWTKKVLFKEMVALFDQYNVSQSQSTRKNFTIKFLIWMNRYLKELFDRITDNSIPKVIYYGDIKKHEQYFLLFLSKMGCDVLYMNPKEDMKNVLPEIKDRSALITHQLKVQSILKLPKYEVSQNEKEQQTTIFQTAIVKQTTVSENTFKVNTSSNRNDEKSYEELAQLAKSVVLINVYDHKKEIMGRGSGVVITTDGFILTNFHVIQNGVVFGIVFENNETEYFTDSLVKYHQDYDLALLKIEERTEPLLINPQEKLVRGQKIVAIGSPLGLLNTISDGIISGFRDFKEIELLQITAPISPGSSGGALLDLYGNLIGITTAGFEGQNLNLAVGTKYIKVFAGGVLRI
- a CDS encoding FMN-dependent NADH-azoreductase, with translation MSKVLYITAHPHDDTQSYSMAVGKAFIDTYKEVHPNDEIVNLDLYKEHIPEIDVDVFNGWGKLKSGKGFEELSEGEKAKVGRLSDLCEQFISVDKYVFVTPLWNFSFPPVLKAYIDAVSVAGKTFKYTEHGPVGLLTDKKALHIQARGGFYSEGPAAQMEMGHRYLNIMMQFYGVPSFEGLFVEGHAAMPDKAQEIKENAIARAKDLAHTF